Genomic window (Vigna unguiculata cultivar IT97K-499-35 chromosome 10, ASM411807v1, whole genome shotgun sequence):
TATTGATTCCATCAACTTTGTAATGGCTCATGGTAGGAAATTCACTGAGGATTAGGTGGACGACTATTTGCAGCACAGACCCTAGAGCCCCACTCAAGCAATTCTTTGCTGGTATCATCCTTATGAACAATCACCTCAACGAAGCATAAGCAATCTTTCTTCTCTCCTGTTGCTGTCTGAATTGCTCCAACAAGTTCCTCCTCACAATTGACCTGAAACAAGGCATTCATGAATTAAGAACACTTGTAACAATGAACTTTTCACTTTTCAGAAGAATGCATCAGAATGTGTAAGAAGAATAAGAATGAAGTTAACAAAGTTGTTGAATGTATAAGAATGCATTCATAATCACCTTAGTGGTCCAGCATTTCCCGTCACCATTGTGGATTGCATCAACCAAGGCAGTGTAGTTCCAGTTCTTAATCACATTGTATGGCCCatcatgaatttcaacttcaatGGTGTATCCACCATTGTTTATCAGGAAGATGATGGGATTCTGCTCATTTCGTATCATTGTGGAGATATCCTGAACTGTCACCTGCAAACAAGTTAAATAAACTGCATTATAATCGGCTCAAGAATTGTTGagtataaggaaaaaaaatttagactTCTCATAGCACACCATGAGGGACTAACTAATCCTTTCTGATCAGTGAAAATTGTAAATTTGTTGGAGTGTGATTAAGAGGAAACAATTTCCTTTTGATTGAAGTACATGCTTAGATAGTTATGAAAGGCAAACCTGAAAGCTTCCATCACCAATGCAAGAAATCACACGCTTTGGACGAACAGCCTGAGCATAACCAAGAGTTGCACCAACAGACCATCCGATTGAACCATATTGCATTTGGAACTCGTACCTGTCAACAAACCTTCTCTTCAAAACTGAAAACAAACGctagaatgaaaaataaaatggcaAACACCAATCACACCGAACGTGCTACTCACCCACATCCTTTAGGCAACTTGAGCTTTTGGCAGTTAAACCAGGAGTCCCCTGTCTCAGCAATCACAGCAGTATCACCAGACAGCATTTGTTGAACATGCTTAAACAGAATATTAACCCTCAAAGGCTCTCCTGGTTCAGCCTTCAGAGGCTTTCCATCAGGGACAAATATCCTGGCATAGTTTTCGTATGCAGTGTTGTTATGCTGAAGACGCTTTCCAAGTTCTGTGAGGAAGTCCTTCATGAGGATACACCCAAATGCAGGTCCATTTGAGATCACAACCCGGTCAGGCTGCACAATGATGGCCTTTTCCTTCTTGAGAAGGAGAGAGTACCCTACGGAGCTGTAGTCATTGAAAATGGGGCCAGCAAACAAGTATGCATCTGCAGATTCCACAATCTCAGCACAGAAAGCAGTGCTCACAGCTCCCCAGAATGTGCCAAGGAAGTGAGGGTGGTACTCAGGTACTAGTCCTTTGGCTGATGGCATCACAGCAAATGGATACCCACTTGCATCAGCAAGCTCAACAAAAGCATCACATGCCTTAGCCACCCTCAGTTTTGGACCACCCACCATTACAGGCTTCACTGCCTTGTTTAGGAACGCTGCTGCTGCCTCCACTGCTGCCTCCAACCCTAGCTTGTTACTCAATCTGTAAAAGTAAAACACACATGAATAAAGAAAACCATTGAGAAAGAAACAATGCATACACATCTATTATCACCATTTCCCCTTTCTAAAAGGACTTTCAACAAACATTAGTCCTTCAAGAATAAGAACAACCTCATGCTATCAATCAAAACCTTAAATCTAACAACTTTCCGTAATTTTAGTTCATAAAAAGTATGTTAACATCACTACTGAATGAAATTTCAAATGTTGAACTAACGTGACTGATAAATTTCCCTTTAAAAGAATCAGTGTCTCACATTTATGCAAACCAATTTGGGTATTAAATCAAAAGAATGTGCAAAATCAAACCTGGGTGAAAGAGAAAATGGAACAGGTTCACGACTGAAAGTGGGGTGAGGAATGCCAGGCAAGTTACAGCTTATGCTTATGTAGACGGGCTTGCTTTCTTTCAAACAGGTTGAGATTGCAGTATCAATCATTTCATGAGCATCGTCTATGTTATTCACCACAGCCTATCAAACCATGCACTAAAATCATTTAGCACAATCACAGATTCACAACCATAAAGAAAGTTAAGAAAACTTCATTTACTCTACTTCGGTTCAtgtatattaaaagaatattttattttaaaatgtaaaataaactgatatataaaataaactgataaaaaaattaaaatattaatactttattATGTTAGAAAAATGTACAAGATAAAAAGAGGTATATGTTTATAACTTTTCGGAAGATAATTGCTCAAGTCATGTTGCATACAGCCATATTAATTACTATTGACCTTGCACACTTAAATTTGAGGTAATTGTAGCtgaaaaattatactttgacGTTGTTTATTGAAATAAACATTCACTTCACAATGTTATCTTAatactataatattatatatgaataattcaatttagaaaataattatttttattacttataataaaaaataacttaatataattcattgcaaattactttttattatgaGTGGTAAAAGTATCAATGGTGATTTTTTAGTTTCACAAATATTCATGTGCATTCTCTCTTTATTAAGATCTACTCAAAATCACTTTATCCTCTCAGATTGCACCCTCCGTGAGTGAcagaaaaatacataaataggAAAGAAGTCTGTTATAAATAATcaacaattaaaagttaaatacaaTATGTTTAATCACACACTAACATACAATGGAGTAGTATAAGTTTCTTCCTTTTtagaataagtaaaatatttctttaaatcatatttatgaTGATGTCGGATTGGTTAGTgggaaattaagaaaatgaatgTTCTCTTTAATTAAATGCTAAAGAGGTTATTATGATTATTGCATCTGTCACGACGgatctaaataattttattgaaataccCCAGCTTTTCTAATAAATCAATcgtatttatgtaaaaaatatacaaaaacaatGTAATTTAAATCAAGAGTCACTAGACcagaataaacaaaaatattgtctGATAAATTTCGAGCTATATTTGAAAAAGCAGCCACCTTTATTACGACGGTGTGAGTATAATAAAATTCAGACTTTTATGCAAAAGTTCAAGGtcataataattaaacaaactattttattaaaagaacgtttctttttttcacaataattaaTACATTAAATAATGAAACATTATGATGATTATTAATCACAAACAAAATTATGTCTACATACCAAATTATATATTGTGATACACTAAAAAGGCGATGGTGTGaaacattatataataaataaaagaaatacttatattataattcaaaataatattttatttatatttatttaattttttaatttaaattttaatatatattattatattattagaagaaaaaaaattatgaaatggcTGTATTTGTTCATAGATGtagaattattatttgttttaattaaaaaccaTGGATTAATGTAATGAAATAACATgctaaaagaataaagaaacaaaatgagGCTGAGATTTTTACCTGGCAGCAGGTAACAGTTTGGAAGCACCGGAGTTCCTGGCTGAAATCCGGCAACCCAATGGTGTGATGCAAGATCCTGTTCGTGCCGAAGTCGTTAGTGTTGGGTCCACCCACGATGCAAATCACCGGAAGGTTCTCACTGTACGCGCCGGCGATTGCGTTGATCACACTCAGCCCGCCCACAGTGAACGTCACAACGCACGCGCCAACGCCGCGGCACCGTGCGTAACCATCAGCGGCGTACCCGGCATTGAGTTCGTTGCAACATCCGACGTTGGTGAGTTTGGGCTCCGCGATGAGGTGGTCGAGGAGGGTGAGGTTAAAGTCACCGGGGACGGTGAAAACGTCTGTGACGCCAACCTGCACAAGGCGGCGCGCGAGGTGGCGGCCGAGGGTGGCCTCGTTGGAGGTGAGGGCAGTGGCGGGGACGGAGTTCTTGACGGATGAAGAGGTGCCGTTGGGGACATTGCCGACATCGTTGTTGGTGGGTTTACTGGAATCGAGAGATCCGATGTTGTCCATGGTTTGTTTGAGTTTGATGAGGTTAAGGTTGTGTGTGTTGATGGTGATGGTAATGAtgtgagagagaaagaaaagggtTGTGGGAATTTATAAGgatgtgtgtgtgtggggtGTAATAGTGAGAGGAAGAGAAGATGGTGGGTTGCATTACAAGGGGCGGTTTTCGGGTTTTGCATGTTGGAAGGAAGAGCCATTTGGAATGGCTCTATTACTGCGTTCCTATTTTTGCTTTGCACCATGTGATGTGTGTCTCAGTGATTCCAAATTCAAATTCCGACACATAATTACAGGACTGTTTTGCTCCTCATTGGgtgacttttcttttttctttttctctttttttttttatgtgaaatttttgtttaattaatgaaaaaccTGGTAAAAATACTTatgaattgagaaaaaaagtttctttaattaaaaagttatggCTTTGAGTGTTCATATATTAGTAgagttaataaatttataaattttataaaagtagaAATACATgcatgtttattattttttattgtagtaTTTTTATTGTAAGCTTAATCAATTTGTCTCCTCACTGAAATTAAATCACAATTAAATGTTAGTGTTTGAATGATTGTGTTTTCTAATAAAGGGAAGTTACACTTTAACTACTTGTCATAATATCTATTATGATCAAcagtttaatataaaaaattgtatcaatataaattttagtgtAATATTGTTTAACTTAttatatctaataaaatataattaataaacactcatatgttgtaaaaaaaatatgaataatggAGTGCATTATTCAACATTAAACAATCAAAGGTAGTCCACTAAACAAATggggtaattttattttaaattatacgttttaaaaaaaattgaggtttGACGACAAACTATTTTATGTTGCCACAACTTCATATCGAGTAAGTCATGTTACTAAATTCATTGTAATTTGAGacgaatttatttattatctttttgagCCAGAAGTAAAGTTGAGACATTTTGGTATAACTTCATTTGTCTTGTGAAATATGTTGAAGTCATTAAATGTTGTGACAatgttattatgaaaaaattcttaaataatgatcgatttttgtgattaaaaatatgtttagagactaattttttaattaaagattaatttttttttgtaattaatgttaattattaatttaaagattaatttataataaaaattattttagtactaaaattaattattatttaaaaattttattgtagtatgtatttataaaatgtgCGAATTCGTATGATGTTTGCAGCactttaactttttcaaaaaagTTGTCTAAAATATGCAGTCCTTCGTTTCAGTCATAATAAAATCGTTACAATAATGTAAGAATTTTTCGTTGTGAAGTTGAGCCAACATGCCACCACCAAcctcaagtttttttaaaacttgcacaattttaataattttggaaTCAAATTACCCCATTCTAATAAATAAGCCAGAAAAAATCAACACAATATAATCCATTACTAcattttcatttacttttactttattttttattactttcatatcagaaaattgatatatttttgtttttgttttgttattgttttgaAAAGTTGTGTTGAGTAAGTAATCGATGGCTTTTCTTCAATGGCGAACCTAACTTTGACAATGGTACCGTGTTTCATATGGATCCTCTGAATGTGATTCCCGATTGTTTAATTTGAATCGAAAAGTTGGGAAACAGAAATTAgtacatttcattttatttaagttgtttttttttattaatgtgttacgagaaaaaaacataatataattaatttattaagtatatataatttttccttaaatatttaaataattctatatatgaatatttaaatcaaaagaaagtatttcaaaatatcTATGTACAATATAAATTCGATTATGAGAATAGCATCTTTTATTCATCCCTTCGTACCATATATAATCCAACTGAATTATTTACATCATAATacaaatcatttatttatatcacTCTTTATCGTAACTTGATCActattcataatatatttaactcGTCATGTAATATGTTTTACAATCgatataaatatttagataacTTTGAAATGATTTTATTGAGTATTGTtagcaatgaaaaaaaaagtgatgagTGCACATTTAAGTCTATTTAACCTTTAATTTTGACTTcataatcaatttttgttttaatagatTGTTTTAACCAGGATTTGTTATAATCAAGCttaatgagtttatgatttAAAAACTTGTTAAAAACACTTTTTTAGTTATACAAATGTGTTTTTGGATGTATTAGTGCAGTTGCACCAAGTTAAATTCATCACACCTAAGAAAAAGTCAAGAATAGCAAATAATCAAAaccacaaaaaattaaatcaaacattGTGTAAGGCCCACCCACTTAATTATGTCCCAATATTTAAAGGGTTGTCTCAAAATCTGGAAGGTTTAAAGCTGGCCTATAGGGTGTTCTAGACCCTAAATAGTCATAACTCTCTCATTTTAGCTCACTTTGCAAAAATTAGTGACTTTACTCTCTTCTCTTCCCTCAACAGAAGCCCTGCTAAGGTTTGGTCACCTTGGTCATGTTAGCTCAAAACCCATCTCCTTCTTAGTAAGTTGATTCTCTAACCgtactttctttgtttttggcTTTATTGTCATGATTCTAGCTAGGGTTCACCTTGGTAACTCATTTTGAATCTGTTCTGCCATTTTTCCAGTTTGCGAGTCTGCTCCAGGGGCTGTCGTGCTCATTCGCTTAGGTGTCGAAGTGTTCTGTTAGCATTTTTCAAGTAAGGAAAGTTAGGGTTTTGCGTTTTCAAGTCATATATGCCTGTTGTAG
Coding sequences:
- the LOC114166544 gene encoding pyruvate decarboxylase 2-like codes for the protein MDNIGSLDSSKPTNNDVGNVPNGTSSSVKNSVPATALTSNEATLGRHLARRLVQVGVTDVFTVPGDFNLTLLDHLIAEPKLTNVGCCNELNAGYAADGYARCRGVGACVVTFTVGGLSVINAIAGAYSENLPVICIVGGPNTNDFGTNRILHHTIGLPDFSQELRCFQTVTCCQAVVNNIDDAHEMIDTAISTCLKESKPVYISISCNLPGIPHPTFSREPVPFSLSPRLSNKLGLEAAVEAAAAFLNKAVKPVMVGGPKLRVAKACDAFVELADASGYPFAVMPSAKGLVPEYHPHFLGTFWGAVSTAFCAEIVESADAYLFAGPIFNDYSSVGYSLLLKKEKAIIVQPDRVVISNGPAFGCILMKDFLTELGKRLQHNNTAYENYARIFVPDGKPLKAEPGEPLRVNILFKHVQQMLSGDTAVIAETGDSWFNCQKLKLPKGCGYEFQMQYGSIGWSVGATLGYAQAVRPKRVISCIGDGSFQVTVQDISTMIRNEQNPIIFLINNGGYTIEVEIHDGPYNVIKNWNYTALVDAIHNGDGKCWTTKVNCEEELVGAIQTATGEKKDCLCFVEVIVHKDDTSKELLEWGSRVCAANSRPPNPQ